In one window of Corynebacterium incognita DNA:
- a CDS encoding phage tail tube protein: MVAKAPSSFDLNSTLARDWALQVNQGTIEAPKWTFVRGLSQFAPQSTPTMQDDTDIDNEGYKSQIATALEMSFKGEGKRKGEKSAGTFTQDPGQAFLREKGRKMGLENVVQARCWRTDGVQEGYESYFSVEWEDQAGGNEDLDTFQFTMMSRGKPLRIKPVETADGASVPDDDVDLDGTTMDGTDPLA, from the coding sequence ATGGTAGCTAAGGCACCATCTTCCTTTGACCTTAATTCCACCCTGGCCCGCGACTGGGCCTTGCAGGTAAACCAGGGCACCATCGAGGCCCCCAAGTGGACTTTCGTACGCGGCCTGTCCCAGTTCGCACCACAGTCCACCCCCACCATGCAAGACGACACCGACATCGACAATGAGGGCTACAAGTCCCAGATTGCCACCGCACTTGAGATGAGCTTCAAGGGTGAGGGCAAGCGCAAGGGCGAAAAGTCCGCCGGTACGTTCACCCAAGACCCAGGCCAGGCATTCCTGCGCGAAAAGGGCCGCAAGATGGGTCTGGAAAACGTGGTGCAGGCACGCTGCTGGCGCACCGATGGCGTGCAAGAAGGCTACGAATCCTATTTCTCCGTTGAGTGGGAGGATCAGGCCGGTGGCAACGAGGATCTGGATACGTTCCAGTTCACGATGATGTCCCGTGGTAAGCCGCTGCGCATTAAGCCAGTTGAGACCGCTGACGGGGCTTCCGTCCCGGATGACGATGTAGACCTTGACGGCACCACTATGGATGGCACTGACCCTTTAGCGTAA
- a CDS encoding minor capsid protein, translating into MTAPAYGNLTTDLAEHLANLGFGQWNPNGIYKSFAPPAIYLGIIPDEAGPSIALNIYHHSTTNGRDTGTPEIRVQIRIKGSRDPRLAQWVGNDIYTALHEQTDYELDNGTRVLLSQRVLTHEERDPNLVWHRVDSYAFTVNPS; encoded by the coding sequence ATGACCGCCCCCGCCTACGGGAACCTCACCACCGACCTAGCGGAACACCTAGCAAACCTCGGATTCGGCCAATGGAACCCCAACGGCATTTACAAATCATTCGCACCCCCGGCCATCTACCTAGGCATCATCCCCGATGAAGCCGGCCCATCAATCGCGCTTAACATCTACCACCACTCCACCACGAACGGGAGGGACACAGGCACCCCTGAAATCCGGGTACAGATCCGCATCAAAGGAAGCCGCGACCCCCGCCTAGCCCAATGGGTAGGCAACGACATCTACACAGCTTTGCACGAGCAAACAGACTATGAGCTGGACAACGGCACCCGCGTTCTACTTTCGCAGCGTGTCCTCACACACGAGGAACGCGACCCCAACCTGGTCTGGCACCGGGTTGATTCATACGCATTCACAGTCAACCCTAGCTAG
- a CDS encoding HK97-gp10 family putative phage morphogenesis protein, giving the protein MADLDWRGQRVIRNIEKAAEMAARAGAELVLDEARQRAPVETGTLRGDSKVTVDGTQAAVAFGLGPSKAYARRQHEEVGWQHQDGQAKYLETALLDKQGDVKRLIADEMRKAL; this is encoded by the coding sequence ATGGCTGATTTAGATTGGCGGGGCCAGCGAGTCATTCGCAACATTGAGAAAGCAGCGGAAATGGCCGCACGCGCCGGGGCTGAACTCGTACTCGATGAAGCAAGGCAGCGTGCCCCCGTGGAAACCGGAACATTGCGCGGCGACTCCAAAGTGACTGTTGACGGCACACAGGCCGCCGTCGCATTCGGCCTAGGCCCCTCCAAAGCCTACGCACGCCGCCAACACGAGGAAGTCGGCTGGCAGCACCAAGACGGCCAAGCCAAATACCTAGAGACCGCACTGTTGGATAAACAAGGCGATGTGAAGCGCCTTATCGCAGATGAAATGAGGAAAGCACTATGA
- a CDS encoding phage capsid protein, translating into MSVESFKPILWAAALDAPFQDALVYSQTGVANARFQPVLENSGKSVKINRLGAVQTRKYVQGEAITYDTLSTESTEMVMDQQEYYAFLVEDIDRAQAAGDFQNESTRQHAYAMAAKVEAHTASVLKDGAKTKLGTKAVFDGADFFRPAEGQMTAWDVLREFSKQLNKNSAPSLDRWVVVGPNMAAALLADRRFTEADKAGTDVILRNGQIGSIPTLGFTVYTSNQVPLTAGRETTIGGAPNALDFASQLQTAEAFRHPDHFADAFRGLQAWGSTLAYPESVVTLEADVKPGTLGSAPAGADTPLGQ; encoded by the coding sequence ATGTCTGTCGAATCCTTTAAGCCGATCCTTTGGGCCGCAGCCCTTGACGCACCGTTTCAGGATGCGCTCGTCTACTCTCAGACTGGTGTGGCAAACGCCCGTTTCCAGCCGGTACTGGAAAACTCCGGCAAGTCTGTCAAGATTAACCGCCTTGGCGCAGTCCAGACCCGAAAGTACGTCCAGGGTGAGGCAATCACCTACGACACCCTGTCTACCGAATCCACCGAGATGGTCATGGACCAGCAAGAGTACTACGCCTTCCTCGTTGAGGATATTGACCGTGCTCAGGCTGCTGGTGACTTCCAGAACGAGTCCACCCGCCAGCATGCTTACGCCATGGCGGCAAAGGTAGAGGCCCACACCGCCAGTGTCCTTAAGGATGGTGCGAAGACCAAGCTGGGCACCAAGGCTGTGTTTGATGGTGCGGATTTCTTCCGCCCTGCTGAGGGGCAGATGACCGCGTGGGATGTGCTGCGTGAGTTCTCTAAGCAGCTGAATAAGAACTCTGCCCCGTCCCTTGACCGTTGGGTTGTTGTCGGCCCGAATATGGCTGCTGCGCTGCTTGCAGACCGTCGTTTCACTGAGGCTGACAAGGCTGGTACTGACGTTATTCTGCGTAACGGTCAGATTGGTTCTATCCCGACTCTGGGCTTTACCGTGTACACCTCTAATCAGGTTCCGTTGACCGCTGGACGTGAGACGACTATTGGCGGCGCGCCGAATGCTCTGGATTTTGCGTCCCAGCTTCAGACTGCTGAGGCGTTCCGTCACCCGGATCACTTTGCTGATGCTTTCCGTGGCCTGCAAGCGTGGGGTTCCACACTGGCTTACCCAGAGTCTGTGGTGACTCTGGAAGCTGATGTGAAGCCGGGCACGCTTGGTTCTGCACCTGCTGGTGCTGATACCCCTTTAGGCCAGTAG
- a CDS encoding phage minor capsid protein — protein sequence MVFDAAKVSGLETTIVDIYARAELYLIQIIRDALIAAGESPTWAEAQLLAIRQQQGRIQGLAATLQKQAPALYQDVVARAFLRGQIEAEKEILTLPTIESANSLINDTAVYAIAGEQVGIMSEVHKSILRRTDDIWRAITAEATGMALTGTMTTFDAAQRAFTRMARDGMGFYRDAAGRKWGLDTYAEMAIRHATNQAMRVGHTETYLQHGIDLVVISSHKNPAPQCAPYERKVISLTGKFPAGTHRIGDNIVDVKATMRDAEASGLHHPNCRHHHSAYIPGYTNLQPVTPPDDDHAGYKATQKQRYYERQIRASKRMEAAAINDKDIKAARQRTRTYQAKLRDHIAEHDLPRRRHREQMRTPKHPTPRGGGTSLTQRLDPVTIPTPATPVAPTPVEPRRRGRRAGQGGLSVADIMKQNDAPVANVVASKASVSECANIPDLPAPRLKETTTKTLASLPKTADKSWNAITKQANGEARYNCIRVASAVEMRRRGYDVTAGNSTFRPDSRANQDLVASTHKARRDLERNPARPTTADIAIGAWKTKDGQRRILVGAPEAKKGIRYGKNGATVKMFEDEMPDGASGFAVCKWKKDNAGHIWNWEKQDGKIRFFEAQTRRGFIDNDDYLPFASAGTLRMVRVDDLVPTDDVLKVIDIDNT from the coding sequence TTGGTATTCGACGCGGCGAAAGTTAGCGGGCTAGAAACCACAATTGTGGACATCTACGCCCGCGCTGAGCTGTACCTCATTCAAATTATCCGTGACGCGCTCATAGCCGCAGGGGAATCACCAACCTGGGCTGAGGCCCAACTATTAGCTATTAGACAGCAACAAGGGCGCATCCAAGGCCTGGCAGCAACATTGCAGAAGCAAGCCCCTGCGCTATACCAGGATGTGGTGGCAAGGGCGTTTCTACGCGGCCAGATTGAAGCAGAAAAAGAAATACTGACCCTCCCCACAATCGAATCAGCCAACAGCCTAATCAACGACACTGCCGTGTATGCCATAGCTGGTGAACAAGTGGGCATCATGTCCGAGGTGCATAAGAGCATCCTGCGCCGCACGGATGACATTTGGCGGGCAATCACAGCAGAAGCAACCGGAATGGCACTCACTGGAACAATGACCACGTTTGATGCCGCACAGCGCGCATTCACCCGGATGGCTAGGGACGGCATGGGGTTTTATCGTGACGCAGCAGGCCGCAAATGGGGACTGGACACCTACGCGGAAATGGCCATCCGTCATGCCACGAACCAGGCCATGCGAGTAGGACACACTGAAACCTACCTCCAACACGGTATCGACCTGGTGGTGATCAGTTCCCATAAGAACCCGGCCCCACAATGCGCGCCCTACGAGCGCAAAGTGATTAGCCTGACGGGAAAATTCCCCGCCGGAACCCACCGCATCGGCGACAACATCGTAGACGTCAAAGCCACCATGCGTGACGCGGAAGCCAGCGGCCTACACCACCCCAATTGCCGACACCATCATTCTGCGTACATTCCCGGCTACACCAACCTGCAACCCGTCACCCCACCCGATGATGACCACGCAGGCTACAAGGCGACGCAGAAACAGCGCTACTACGAACGCCAAATCCGCGCCTCCAAACGCATGGAAGCCGCCGCAATCAACGACAAGGACATCAAGGCAGCACGCCAACGTACCCGCACCTATCAGGCGAAGCTGCGGGACCACATCGCAGAACACGACCTGCCACGCCGCCGTCACCGCGAACAAATGCGCACTCCTAAGCATCCAACACCACGAGGTGGAGGTACATCACTTACCCAACGATTAGACCCCGTGACCATCCCAACACCGGCCACGCCAGTCGCACCAACCCCGGTGGAACCACGCCGTCGTGGCAGACGCGCCGGGCAAGGCGGTCTATCCGTCGCCGACATTATGAAGCAGAATGATGCCCCAGTAGCGAATGTGGTTGCATCGAAAGCATCTGTCAGTGAATGTGCCAACATTCCAGATCTTCCAGCGCCACGGCTCAAAGAAACCACCACGAAAACATTGGCTTCATTGCCAAAAACAGCCGACAAATCATGGAACGCCATTACCAAGCAAGCCAACGGCGAAGCCCGGTACAACTGCATTCGCGTAGCTAGCGCCGTGGAAATGCGCCGCCGTGGCTACGATGTCACGGCAGGAAATTCCACGTTCCGCCCTGACTCACGCGCCAATCAAGACCTGGTGGCATCAACTCACAAGGCTCGCCGCGACCTAGAACGAAACCCTGCTCGTCCTACGACAGCCGATATTGCCATTGGTGCATGGAAAACCAAAGACGGCCAACGTCGAATCTTGGTGGGAGCACCCGAGGCTAAAAAGGGAATTCGATACGGGAAAAACGGAGCGACCGTCAAAATGTTTGAGGATGAAATGCCGGATGGTGCCAGCGGATTCGCAGTATGTAAATGGAAGAAAGATAACGCTGGGCACATTTGGAACTGGGAAAAACAAGATGGCAAAATTCGATTCTTTGAAGCACAGACGCGTCGAGGCTTCATTGACAATGATGACTATCTGCCATTTGCATCGGCGGGTACGCTGAGGATGGTTCGAGTTGACGATCTAGTGCCCACAGATGACGTTCTGAAAGTCATCGATATTGACAATACGTAG
- a CDS encoding phage portal protein translates to MINDAAVWWEGDAKHLDSRYTGVTNRPSQYMGGVVGAASRFFWGSPVPQGQTNRKVHLPIAADIAATAATLLFETPPTFSCEDEHQAGRLDALFNNDMFPADLLVMGESLSALGGAFGRVMWDTEIADEPWIEFVDADSAFPEFSYGRLVAVTFHEELAALDDKHTWRLLSRYTAGRIEYGLYEGTVDNVGKPKPLTDHPATQALANIVDSNSGVESHTSGIAAVYIPNVRPVVEFRKYGQLRHIGRPDLSPDLYGLFDLLDETWSDIRREMKLGKARATVPESWLKTNGLGQGKTFDVDREFYDGMNIPPTDGSAQAHLFQPSLRFDKYLQLADATVLEILRRANYSPATFGITNQGAQKTAREIDSEYKASLQTWKAKSRYVRAGLSQLAVAALEVDAWLNGHPAPADKVTITMEPPVQETMLDKAQTIQALDAARAISTERKVASLYPDMSQADQDTEVQRIKAEQAGVLDPLGNLDPDEPFEMD, encoded by the coding sequence ATGATTAACGATGCCGCCGTGTGGTGGGAGGGTGACGCGAAACATCTGGACTCGCGCTACACCGGGGTGACTAATCGCCCATCCCAATACATGGGTGGGGTAGTAGGTGCGGCCTCCCGATTCTTTTGGGGTTCGCCAGTGCCGCAAGGACAAACGAATCGTAAGGTTCACTTACCGATCGCGGCAGATATTGCGGCGACGGCGGCGACGTTGTTGTTCGAGACCCCGCCAACGTTCTCGTGTGAAGATGAGCACCAGGCCGGCCGTCTCGATGCCTTGTTCAATAACGACATGTTCCCCGCTGACCTGCTAGTCATGGGAGAATCTCTATCCGCGTTGGGCGGTGCGTTCGGGCGCGTCATGTGGGATACGGAAATTGCTGATGAGCCATGGATTGAGTTTGTTGATGCTGATTCCGCGTTCCCGGAATTTAGCTACGGCCGCCTAGTAGCCGTTACATTCCATGAAGAACTCGCAGCCCTGGATGATAAACACACGTGGCGACTGTTGTCGCGCTACACCGCCGGTCGAATCGAATACGGCCTATACGAGGGCACCGTAGATAACGTGGGTAAACCTAAGCCTCTCACCGACCACCCGGCCACCCAAGCCTTAGCAAACATCGTCGATAGTAACAGTGGGGTGGAATCCCACACCTCCGGCATCGCAGCCGTCTACATCCCCAACGTCCGCCCCGTAGTCGAATTCCGCAAATATGGCCAACTACGCCACATCGGCCGCCCAGACCTCTCACCAGACCTGTACGGCCTATTCGACCTACTCGACGAAACCTGGTCAGACATCCGCCGTGAAATGAAGCTCGGTAAAGCCCGCGCCACCGTCCCCGAGTCTTGGTTGAAAACCAACGGCCTGGGCCAGGGTAAAACGTTTGATGTGGATCGTGAATTCTACGACGGTATGAACATCCCACCGACTGATGGTTCAGCGCAGGCTCATCTGTTTCAACCGTCGCTGCGTTTTGATAAGTACCTGCAACTTGCGGATGCGACCGTCCTGGAAATCCTACGCCGCGCCAACTACTCACCGGCAACGTTCGGTATCACCAACCAGGGTGCGCAAAAGACCGCAAGGGAAATCGACTCCGAGTACAAAGCCAGCCTGCAAACTTGGAAAGCGAAAAGCCGCTACGTGCGCGCCGGATTATCCCAACTGGCTGTTGCCGCGCTGGAAGTTGATGCGTGGCTCAACGGCCACCCCGCCCCCGCGGATAAGGTCACGATCACAATGGAACCCCCGGTGCAAGAAACGATGCTGGACAAGGCACAAACCATCCAGGCGTTGGATGCTGCACGGGCCATCTCCACTGAACGTAAGGTGGCGTCACTGTACCCGGATATGTCGCAAGCAGACCAAGACACCGAGGTGCAGCGCATCAAAGCAGAACAGGCTGGTGTACTTGACCCCCTCGGTAATCTTGACCCAGACGAACCATTCGAAATGGACTAA
- a CDS encoding PBSX family phage terminase large subunit, with product MGMSQKQIDAIANATMRGNVWDGAVRSGKTFGWLMLMLSKISAYGGAGGIVVVGKNRDSIYRNVFEPIELVPEFAPFRPFVKYRQGAATANIFGKKVHVIGANDAGSESRIRGMTLGLAFCDELTVLHQQFFKQLLARLSIEGAQFFATTNPDSPSHWLKKEYLDRRDEIGWQYVHFTMDDNPSLSEEYKTALRREYTGLWYKRFILGLWVSAEGAVYDMFDEDEHVVAPADIPTMQRVIALGIDYGTTHPTVGTLLGIGADNRLYALDEFLPGRLTDANLSNALWEKRRAWEQQGWVPEWTFVDPAAASFSLQLYEDNHPNLAKANNDVLDGIRTVASLLDNGHLLISSRCTKLIEEIPGYRWDDTASNKGIDKPIKEIDDAVDSLRYSVFSTRHEWAPYIKNLGVSQ from the coding sequence ATGGGGATGTCGCAGAAACAGATTGATGCCATCGCAAATGCCACGATGCGTGGCAACGTGTGGGATGGTGCGGTGCGCTCGGGTAAAACCTTTGGTTGGTTGATGCTCATGCTGTCGAAGATCAGTGCCTATGGTGGTGCTGGTGGCATTGTGGTGGTGGGTAAAAACCGGGATTCGATTTACCGGAACGTGTTTGAACCCATCGAACTGGTGCCAGAATTCGCGCCGTTTCGCCCGTTCGTGAAATACCGGCAAGGTGCCGCGACCGCTAACATCTTTGGTAAGAAAGTGCACGTCATTGGTGCGAATGATGCTGGTTCTGAATCCCGTATCCGAGGCATGACACTAGGGTTAGCGTTCTGTGATGAATTGACTGTGCTTCACCAACAATTCTTCAAACAGTTGTTGGCGCGTCTATCCATCGAGGGTGCACAGTTTTTTGCGACTACTAACCCGGATTCGCCGTCACACTGGTTGAAGAAAGAATATCTGGATCGCCGGGATGAAATCGGTTGGCAGTACGTCCACTTCACTATGGACGATAACCCCTCACTGTCGGAGGAATACAAGACGGCGCTGCGCCGCGAGTACACCGGCCTATGGTACAAAAGGTTCATTCTCGGATTGTGGGTATCCGCTGAGGGCGCGGTCTATGACATGTTCGATGAAGATGAGCATGTCGTAGCCCCGGCGGATATTCCCACTATGCAACGCGTCATCGCACTGGGCATCGACTATGGCACCACACACCCCACGGTGGGCACCCTGTTGGGCATCGGTGCGGATAATCGTCTTTATGCCCTGGACGAGTTCTTACCCGGCCGCTTGACGGACGCGAACCTATCCAACGCTTTGTGGGAGAAACGCCGCGCCTGGGAACAACAAGGCTGGGTGCCTGAATGGACATTTGTTGACCCCGCCGCCGCGTCCTTTAGCCTGCAACTTTACGAGGATAACCACCCCAACCTAGCCAAAGCGAACAACGACGTTCTAGACGGAATCCGTACCGTAGCCAGTCTGCTAGACAACGGCCATCTACTCATATCCTCCCGGTGTACCAAGCTCATAGAGGAAATACCCGGCTACAGGTGGGATGACACGGCCAGCAACAAGGGAATCGACAAACCAATCAAAGAAATTGACGACGCGGTGGATTCCCTGCGCTACTCCGTTTTTTCCACCCGGCATGAGTGGGCACCATACATCAAGAATTTAGGAGTATCGCAATGA
- a CDS encoding ParB/RepB/Spo0J family partition protein codes for MPQIPISQLKFYPGNARRGDIDLIAESLERLGQYKPIVVCKGDKAPEYAGVILAGNHTTMAAQRLGWDTIDAHIIDVDADTAKRIAIVDNKANDEATYEVEELVNLLTDLPDLAGTGFDRDELDELLEALDTIDEPVPDKPADPKPEGFNLLVECDDATQQARIKSRLLAEGITVSEV; via the coding sequence ATGCCCCAAATCCCCATCTCCCAGCTCAAGTTCTACCCCGGCAACGCCCGCCGGGGAGACATCGACCTCATCGCCGAATCCCTGGAACGCCTGGGCCAATACAAACCCATCGTCGTATGCAAAGGTGACAAAGCCCCCGAATATGCCGGCGTTATCCTCGCGGGCAACCACACCACCATGGCGGCGCAACGCCTAGGCTGGGACACCATCGATGCCCACATCATCGACGTGGACGCGGACACTGCCAAACGCATCGCCATCGTAGACAACAAAGCTAACGATGAAGCCACCTACGAGGTGGAAGAATTGGTGAACCTGCTAACCGACCTGCCAGACCTCGCAGGCACAGGTTTTGACCGGGACGAACTCGACGAACTGTTGGAAGCACTCGACACCATCGACGAACCAGTACCGGATAAACCCGCCGACCCCAAACCTGAGGGATTCAACCTGTTGGTTGAGTGTGACGATGCGACCCAACAAGCCCGGATTAAATCACGACTATTGGCTGAGGGAATCACCGTGAGTGAGGTTTAA
- a CDS encoding DUF3310 domain-containing protein: MGTAHDDDWVLEVSVKPDPVNNPSHYTGFSNGAEVIDITENLNFCRGNAVKYIARAGQKDPAKELEDLRKARWYIEREINRLTTTGELNAAD, encoded by the coding sequence ATGGGCACTGCACATGATGATGATTGGGTGTTGGAAGTATCCGTGAAACCAGACCCGGTTAATAACCCCTCCCACTACACGGGATTCTCAAACGGTGCTGAAGTCATCGACATCACCGAGAATCTGAACTTCTGTAGGGGCAATGCGGTTAAGTACATCGCCCGCGCCGGGCAAAAAGACCCAGCTAAGGAACTCGAAGATTTACGTAAGGCGCGCTGGTACATCGAGCGGGAAATCAACCGCCTCACAACGACGGGGGAGTTAAATGCGGCGGATTAA
- the dut gene encoding dUTP diphosphatase codes for MPARAHEDDAGLDLRADCEVFLRPGQRFLMPTGVRMRIPHGHVGLVCPRSGLAMKHGISIVNAPGVVDAGYTGEVKVNLVNLGERAVMLRAGERIAQLVIVPVDMRPVRTVERLLSTERGDKGHGSTGVK; via the coding sequence ATGCCTGCGCGTGCACATGAAGATGATGCAGGTTTGGACTTGCGTGCCGATTGTGAGGTGTTTTTGCGTCCCGGCCAGCGGTTTTTGATGCCCACGGGTGTACGGATGCGTATCCCTCATGGGCATGTTGGTTTGGTGTGCCCGCGCAGTGGGTTGGCCATGAAGCACGGTATCTCCATCGTTAACGCCCCTGGTGTTGTGGATGCGGGCTACACGGGCGAAGTCAAGGTGAATTTGGTGAATCTTGGTGAGCGTGCCGTGATGTTGAGGGCGGGGGAACGTATCGCACAGTTAGTTATTGTGCCGGTGGATATGCGCCCGGTGCGGACGGTGGAACGCCTGTTGAGCACTGAGCGTGGCGACAAAGGCCATGGCTCCACGGGGGTGAAGTAA
- a CDS encoding WhiB family transcriptional regulator, with amino-acid sequence MTSNSSRLTFPSFPSGHSPESLPPPHARQSTTLHNPTKGWWRNAQCATMNPEQFDLDGTKDKQLTAEKLCAGCPVLQDCAIDALANGDVGVVRAGVWIPSYISGGHFQSAHYSLLRYAAGMEATNVA; translated from the coding sequence TTGACCTCAAATTCGTCAAGGCTGACATTCCCATCATTTCCATCCGGGCACTCCCCGGAATCGCTACCACCGCCGCACGCAAGGCAATCAACTACGTTGCATAACCCAACAAAAGGGTGGTGGCGTAACGCGCAATGCGCCACCATGAACCCAGAACAATTCGACCTCGACGGCACCAAAGATAAACAGCTCACCGCCGAAAAACTCTGCGCCGGGTGCCCAGTACTTCAAGACTGTGCCATCGACGCCCTAGCCAACGGTGACGTAGGTGTCGTGCGCGCCGGAGTGTGGATACCCAGTTACATATCCGGCGGGCACTTCCAGTCCGCGCACTATAGTCTATTGCGGTACGCCGCTGGAATGGAGGCAACAAATGTCGCATGA
- a CDS encoding DNA-methyltransferase, whose translation MELFNDHFQNFKRYSIPKAQLILADIPYNLGANAYGSNPKWYIDGDNKKGESELAGKQFFDTDKDFRVPEFMHFASRMLRKEPKEKGQAPAMVVFCAFDQQWALIEEAKRHGFNGYINLVFRKRTSPQVLKANMKIVGNAEYALVFYRQKLPKFRNHGRMVMNIWDWPADRTTPKVHPTQKPVPLLEQFVDLFTDPGDVVIDPCAGSGSSLIAAENLNRRGYGFEIKKEYCQSFHDQVQFAVTQPLPLFEAAQ comes from the coding sequence ATGGAGCTATTCAACGATCATTTTCAAAACTTCAAGCGCTACAGTATCCCCAAAGCGCAGCTAATCCTCGCCGATATCCCCTACAACCTCGGCGCCAACGCCTACGGCTCAAACCCCAAATGGTACATCGACGGGGACAACAAAAAAGGTGAATCGGAACTAGCCGGTAAACAGTTCTTCGACACGGATAAAGACTTCCGCGTCCCCGAATTTATGCACTTCGCCTCGCGCATGCTGCGTAAAGAACCAAAAGAAAAAGGCCAAGCCCCCGCAATGGTCGTATTCTGCGCGTTCGACCAACAATGGGCACTGATCGAAGAGGCCAAACGCCACGGCTTCAACGGCTACATCAACCTAGTGTTTCGCAAACGCACCAGCCCGCAAGTACTCAAAGCAAACATGAAGATTGTTGGCAACGCCGAATACGCATTGGTGTTCTACCGCCAAAAACTCCCCAAATTCCGCAACCACGGCCGCATGGTCATGAACATCTGGGACTGGCCGGCCGACCGCACAACCCCCAAAGTTCACCCAACCCAAAAGCCCGTCCCATTGCTTGAACAATTCGTTGACCTATTCACCGACCCCGGCGACGTAGTGATCGACCCATGCGCGGGAAGCGGTTCGTCACTCATTGCGGCCGAGAACCTGAACCGACGCGGGTACGGATTCGAAATCAAGAAAGAGTATTGCCAGTCGTTCCATGACCAGGTGCAGTTTGCGGTAACGCAGCCACTGCCACTGTTCGAAGCTGCGCAGTAA